catgctgccgccacctttgagcttcagccctgtcttcagcccgccacttactctcttcagcccgccacttactctcttcagccctccacctctcctcccggtcattttgtgctttcctgcactctgacattatttgcctccacgcattcgtctgtgctctgtcagtgtgggaggacagcatgagctcggagaacatttcatcgcgagtgcgtttttttttctttctaagcttcactagcctctgggaaggagaagatcctgtgatcattgaaacacatgcagctggtggagaaaaaaaaagggacagcggtatttaaaaagacacattttataaaacagtggctacactctttcagggtaaaccttgaaagttaacattacatacatagcacatgtgctttcgttacaaggtcgcattttgcctcctcccaccgcgtgaacggattttggttgaatgccagcaaacatacactgcaatgctttgttctacagtgattccccagtacgtgttgctggcctggagtggtaaagtgtcctaccatgaaggacgaaataaggctgccctccccagaaaccttttgcaaaggcagaaccgcaaatgccagggcaaagtaatcctttcacatgcttgcttttaaaccatgtatagcattttaaaaggtacactcaccagaggtcccttctccgcctgctgagtccaggaggcagccttgggtgggttcggggggtactggctccaggtctagggtgagaaacagttcctggctgtcgggaaaaccggtttctccgcttgcttgctgtgagctatctacaacctcctcatcatcatcttcttcgtccccaaaacctacttctgtattgcctccatctccattgaaggagtcaaacaacacggctggggtagtggtggctgaaccccctaaaatggcatgcagctcatcatagaagcggcatgtttggggctctgacccagagcggccgttcgcctctctggttttctggtaggcttgcctcagctccttcagtttcacgcggcactgcttcgggtccctgttatggcctctgtccttcatgccctgggagattttcagaaaggttttggcatttcgaaaactggaacggagttctgatagcacggattcctctccccaaacagcgatcagatcccgtacctcccgttcagtccatgctggagctcttttgcgattctgggactccatcatggtcacctctgctgatgagctctgcatggtcacctgcagcttgccacgctggccaaacaggaaatgagattcaaaagttcgcggttcttttcctgtctacctggccagtgcatctgagttgagagcgctgtccagagcggtcagaatggagcactctgggatagctcccggaggccaataccatcgaattgtgtccacagtaccccaaattcgagccggcaacgtcgatttaagcgctaatccacttgtcaggggtggagtaaggaaatcgattttaagagccctttaagtcgaaataaagggcttcattgtgtggacgggtgcaggtttaaatcgatttaacgctgctaaattcgatctaaagtcctagtgtagaccagggctatgtgtgaaacttgcaagctgctaattgtgttagtacattctaagacagagtctgttctcaaagcaattcacagagagagagactcaaagcaatactctaacaacagaaacaacacccagagacttcccacccttttgttgtattaacaattgtgattaaaatagagatagaggatgtatgtggatggatgcttggtgtggataataactgaatgatcagggaggtgccagcctaagaatccattgtccattggctgaagaaggcgtcaagtggaaataaccagaggacccccccccggagggcagactggaatccacccaacagcctcaagaatgggagaaccaaagaacaagataacatcttggagccgtcaggaatgtgctatctgctgattgattcagcaacagcatgatgaagcaattcccatagactggcataggaagaaattcctataaaaatagactctaaaaagtgagaactttggggtctgattctgcaaaccaacttccaggagcatcagatgagcatctgacaaggccctgctccctcctcatgtccaggccacctggccagtggcttcgcatgagcaactctaaggctggtaactatgataacaaccttgcagaacctgtgtgtgtgtgtgtgtgtgtgtgtgtgtttgtatgaatgaatgtgtgaataaatatgagattgaatggaatgttataactagaactaactgcttactatgattctttctgtattcacaataaatgtggtattttgcctttttccctttaataagatcctgctggtttttattttattggtacaacaagaAGAGATTTGACATTCTTTATGTTCCCAaggtaaaaaaagaaagatgatgACAACGAGTCTTTCAGGCCTTAATAAGGGGATAAAATGGGCTTAACTTTTCCACCTGCCCAAACCATCTCTTTTTTTCTTGCCATGTAACTTTAAAGAGTTAATTTTTGGTCTTTAATGTTTTAGAGACTATATCATGGGCCACTATCAAATTTGTTTTCTGCAGTTTGATTCACAGTTTAACAATGTCCTCTCTTCCTCAGTTTTTGGCACCATGTAATTGAATTTATAATTGAAGGTGGTAATTAACTGCATAGACACTTTCATGCTAAGGTCTCTCACTTGTTGATTCATTATCTTCATGAAAGTGCTTAATGATGATACACCGTTTGTCAGGAATGTATGAATCCAATCAGAAGCTCAAATGCTCCCCTTTGGTGTGCAGTGCAGAGGGAAACAAAAGCCAAGATAATGCATGGTAACAGTAAGCACCATGGTAATGAGAAGTGTAAGGGCTCTAGGCAGCTAATGGCATTTTAAACACTGGGTTAcctatgtctacagtgcaataaaaaaactgcagcaccaagtctcagagccccagtgagctgactcaggctcctggggctcaggATGCGGAACTAAACATTGCAGTAGAGGtctttgggcttgggctggagactgGGCTGAGACCTGCCCCTATCACTGAggctcagagcttgggctcctgcctgagcccaaacatctacacagcaattgtaTAACCCCACAGCGTGAGACCTGAGTCAGCTGCGGCTGTGCTGCAGGCTGTTTATCGCAGTGTAGATGAGCCCAAGACATTGTGTTAAAACCACTGGCAACTAGCACCCCCACAAGTGCAGGCGAGTTGTTCTGGTGTTAACAGTGATAGGAAAATGTCCAATACTCTAGCA
Above is a window of Caretta caretta isolate rCarCar2 chromosome 2, rCarCar1.hap1, whole genome shotgun sequence DNA encoding:
- the LOC142070765 gene encoding uncharacterized protein LOC142070765; amino-acid sequence: MQSSSAEVTMMESQNRKRAPAWTEREVRDLIAVWGEESVLSELRSSFRNAKTFLKISQGMKDRGHNRDPKQCRVKLKELRQAYQKTREANGRSGSEPQTCRFYDELHAILGGSATTTPAVLFDSFNGDGGNTEVGFGDEEDDDEEVVDSSQQASGETGFPDSQELFLTLDLEPVPPEPTQGCLLDSAGGEGTSAACVSMITGSSPSQRLVKLRKKKKRTRDEMFSELMLSSHTDRAQTNAWRQIMSECRKAQNDREERWRAEESKWRAEESKWRAEDRAEAQRWRQHDERRQDSMLRLLQDQTSMLQCMVELQQRQLEHRLPLQPLCNQPPSSPSSIASTPRRPRTRWGGLRPTSHSPTEDCPKKRRLSFNKF